The DNA sequence GTGAGGTCTGTAttgtgcgcgctgtctgtcagTTGAGGTCTGTATATtgcgcactgtctgtttgGTGAGGTCTATATTGCGCGCGCCGTCTGTCAGGTGAGGTCTGTATAGGGGGCGCTGTCTGTCAGGTGAGGTCTGTAttgtgcgcactgtctgtcaggtgaggtctgtacagtgcgcgctgtctgtcagGTGAGGTCTGtgcagtgcgcactgtctgtcaGGTGAGGTATGTATTGTGCGCGCCGTCTGTCAGGTGAGGTCTGTATAGGGGGCGCTGTCTGTCAGGTGAGGTCTGTAttgtgcgcactgtctgtcaggtgaggtctgtacagtgcgcgctgtctgtcagGTGAGGTCTGtgcagtgcgcactgtctgtcaGGTGAGGTCTGTATTGTGCGCGCTTTCTGTCAGGTGAGGTCTATATattgcgcgctgtctgtcagGTGAGGTCTGTATTGTGCGCGCGGTCTGTCAggtgaggtctgtacagtgcgcgctgtctgtcagGTGAGGTCTGTAttgtgcgcgctgtctgtttggtgaggtctgtattgtgcgcgctgtctgtttGGTGAGGTCTGTATTGTGCGCGCTGTTTGTTTGGTGAGGTCTGTATTGCGCGCGCTGTCTGTCAGGTGAGGTCTGTAttgtgcgcgctgtctgtatGGTGAGGTCTGtgcagtgcgcactgtctgtcaGGTGAGGTCTGTAttgtgcgcgctgtctgtttGGTGAGGTCTGTATTGCGCGCGCTGTCTGTATGGTGAGGTCTGTAttgtgcgcgctgtctgtttGGTGAGGTCTGTATTGCGCGCGCTGTCTGTATGGTGAGGTCTGTATTGTTCGCGCTGTCTGTATGGTGAGGTCTGtgcagtgcgcactgtctgtttgACGAGGtatgtacagtgcgcgctgtctgtttGGCGAGGTCTGTATAGTGCACGCTGTTTGTTAGGCGCGCAGATCTATAAATTTCGCACTGTCCTTTGGTAAGTTCTGTACAGTGCGCTCTGTCTGTCAggtgaggtctgtacagtgcgcgctgtctgtcaggtgaggtctgtacagtACGCGCTGTCTGTCAggtgaggtctgtacagtgcacgctgtttGTTAGGCGCGCAGATCTATAAATTTCGCACTGTCCTTTGGTAAgttctgtacagtgcgcgctgtctgtcagGTGAGGTCTGTaaagtgcgcgctgtctgtcaggtgaggtctgtacagtgcgcgctgtctttaaggtgaggtctgtacagtgtgcgctgtctgtcaGGTGAATTCTGTAAAGTGCGGGCTGTCTATTTTGCTAAGCCTGTACGTGCTCGCTGTCTCTAAGAAACTCGTAATGTTCACAGTGTTTGTCTGGTAAAATCCGGTCATGTACTTAAGCCGGTTGTTCActagataagaaaaaaacgaAAAGGATAAGCGGGAGATCCCGCACGTGCGGGAACCCTGAGAACGTAAGTGAAGtaaaggccctgtcacacgtagaCTTTTTGGctgcaacttgtctcgcaaaaaaattgttgcaggtcgcacgcgccttgtcacacgtgaagtttttcctgcgacttaaaacaatttgttgcagaaagtagaagagcgttctacttttcgtacgactttgagaaatgcaaaacaagttCCTGATTCCACGACACCTTCCCACTGTGTTTACGGGAGGTGTGTCACATGCTCCTTGATTATCGCTAAATGGGATCTACTATGCGATACGAAAAGGGGaactaaaacatttttttaattatcgattttttttcagggccATATTCTGATCTTTCGATTTCGCTATAACATATGTTTTCCCCGTTTCTTCTCTTATAATTGTCGTTTGTCAGAGTTTTAAAAAAGGTGTTAAGTGCCTGTGAATATGCCCCCCAGGGGAATTTGATGAGCCGCGTAAACGCTAATATCTGTTTAAAAATACGTTTTGGCAGCATTGAATTAAACTCAATCAGCTCCTTGGGTACCTTGTCTATTTGAGTAACGATCCATCGCGTCTATGCCATGAGCCCACGCTGAGCCATCTGCCTCATCACGGGAGAGGAGGTGTGAGGGGGGGAGGTGTAAGGGGGAAGgtgtaaggggggggggggaggtgtaaGAGGGAGAGGGCTGCTGAACCATCTTATCTGGGCCGAGCCATCTTATCAGCGTGCGACTGTTATCGGTAGTAGCGCTGCATGGGGAGGGCTAGGGAGGAGCTTTAGACAAACTAATTAATTCCCTCTTCTTCCGAACACCTTTCTCATATAAAACTAAATCATTCGATATGGCTTCCTCGGGATTCACACTCATGGTTACCCAAAATTCTTTCGAAATTTATATAGCAATATCAAACCAATTTAAGACTATTTCCTTCGTGTGAAAGCGTTTATTTCTTAGGTATTTCTATTTTCTGTGGGAAATATCATTTGTACTCTTTGATAAATGACTGTCAGACATTCTGAGCGTTCTGAGTTTAACTGTGTGAACGAATAGCTGCTGTGAGACGTCTATATAATACATGATCTTAAACCGTCTGTTATTTCGCCATGTCATAGCAATTGTGATAAAAGGATAAAATTTTTGAGATATaaatgattttaaaataagGAAGTCTAAGCTGTGGAAATGTCATGCTATCTAATTGCCAAGCAAATTACAGAACTCCACGATATATGACAATCTTAGCTCAATAAAAACAAGGACAAATCAACGTCTTTTGTTGGAATAATAAGAAATGTGTTTTTACTGTGAAAACCATTTGTATGCAATTTGTTTCGGAAACAATATCCGTTGCCCTAAGGcccaaaaatgaaaacaagttaaatgacaaataaatgcaGTTCAAAACGTGCTTTCTTCTCTTAAAAAAAGAGATTATTAAGTGCATCCAAAAAGAGAAAACGTAACGTGTTTTCGTGGGCATAAGAGGAAATGACTTGACAGGGATTCGTAAGAGCTTATCAAGTCATAATTACGGCATGATTGATGGGAATACAAGGGCTAATGTCGAGAACAGATAAACAGATTGCTAAAAGCAAGCTAGGGGGAAAAAACGTGTGAGGTAAATAAGCATATTGTCCCTGCATTTTTAAAAGAAGACGTCTACTTAATAAACTCGTTGCTTAGAAGATGGTCGTTAATCCGTTGTCTTGTTTGCCCTGAGCCTACACTTGCCCTATCATACGATCAATCAAACTCACGCTCACTCGCCGTAACGCCTCTGCCCAATTAGAAGGATATCAAGCAAACGGAAGATTACGTCGCGGACGACAGTGGTCGAAAACTGAGAGGAAAAAGGTATGCACGGGCGCGTTTTACCGCGGATCGAAGATCTGAGCGCTTTCTGTCTTGACTTCTACAAAAATTGTTCTAACGAGTCAATCATTGATGTCCGTCGCCCGACGTTCTGTTGGAAAAACTGGTTCGACTTGTGTTCCGTACCAGCACCGACCATCCATCCCAACACGGCCGTTCTGGTAGTTCTCATGGTCGCTATAGCTGTGCTGTCATTTATCGGAAATTCCATCGTGCTGCTGGTGTTTTGTCTGTACAAGCAATTGAGACTCGTCCGTCATTACTTCGTTGTGAATCTAGCGGTGGTTGATAACATCCTTGTGACTATTTCCATCCCTCTGTTCGTCACGTATCTATCAGGCTCGAGGTATCTTCCTTTGTGTCGTAGTCAAATCGCGCTGGACATCATCTGCGGAACTGCTTCCCTCATGACACTAGCGGCCATTGCGCTCGAGCGATTCGTGGCGGTCGAGAACCCTTTACTCTACATGACGAAAGTCACTCCGCGTCGCGTCAAAACCGCGCTAGTGCTCACCTGGGTCTATGCTCTTATCGTATCGTTCATACCATTTCATTCTCTTGTCTTTCGCCCAAATAACGCGTGCCTGTACTTCGGCGGTCGATTcgttatttttattacagtAGCTGGTTTTGTAGTACCGGTTAGTGTCATGGTTTTCGCTTACTGGAAGATTTACAAAATCGCGCAACGCCACGCAGCGCATATAAAGCTGACGACTCCGCGGGAACAGGACGACAAGAAGAGAAGACACACCAAGATGAAGAGAGAGCTACGAGGCGCGAAAACATTGATGATCATCATGTGTACCCACGTGTTATGCTGGTTCCCGCTGTTCTTGTTTTACATGGTCGATGCGTACTGTCCGCGCTGCGATAGAAAGGCGGCAGTAGTGGTGAACTACATAATATTGGTGCTTCGTTACTTGAACACTCTTGCGAATCCGATCATTTATACGGGCATCAATCGGCAATTTCGCGCGGGAATTATCACATTTCTCTTAAGGGGGCGAGGCACTCAACAGTTGAATGCTAGTGTGTAGTTCGAGCTACACGAAATATTCAATCTTGATAATATTGAGGAACGATAAGACAACAGCTAAAACAAACTCCAATATTGGTTGCCAGTAAAATCATGTCGTTATATTTAATTGAATTCTGGTCTAAAACTACGAATAAAATTAACGGTTTACTTTAATACAACAACGGGAATGATATACGTTGTTTACTTATGACGCTTCCCCGTACAACCTCTCTCGCACGGGCAGATTGGAGGAGATACATCGACCTGCATAGATCAGAAAGTCAGAAAACAATATTTGAGGCCTTAAAATTCTCAAAAATCATCTTCCTTCTTAAACAATATACAATAGAACTTATATAACTTCGAAGCCATACGGGTATAGCTTCGAAGCTGtactaaattaaaaaaaaaaaagaaagaaatcaagatttaaaaaaaagaaagaaatcaaGACAAAAAATTTTTGCCTTGAtttcttattatttaaaaatgtgATACGTGATAGCTTCAAGTGGAAAACAATATTTATCTTCAAAATTGAAATGTAAAACTCCCATTTATTTGATATCCGGGAGGTCGTGCGAAAAGTACAAACAATTCTCTCTTCATACCTTCAAGTACTGctataaaaaatacagttaGAACTAGTAGTTATATTTTATAGAGGCTGCCACATTTAATAAGAAGAGTGGAAATCTTGGCATCGTGATCAATTCCTTTTTTCTGCTATGGGCCGGTAGCAGTATTTTATGTATTCTATCCCAGTGGTTAGTGTTCtgttattttacaaaaaatctaaataatagtaTGCATTATCCACGAAGAGAAACGCCAAGAAGggtgtatatatatatgagaAGCTCAGCAGTCGTTCGAAAATTTTTACCTGATCACTGATCAGTACTAGAGTAAATCCCCTCACTACCATGTCTGCATGTAAACGCTTTTTCGAAAAAGgcattcttatttttattttccacaGAACTTTTAGATCTTACTTTTGCGGCGTTGACTCTGTAAAGATAGCTTATAGAAAGTAGCAAGTTGAAGCAAAAAGAAGATGTTTGAAGCACGGAGTTTTTGCTCTTGAATGAAGTTTCTCTTAGCGCAGTTTATCGAGCTTCTTTCGATATCATAAACTTCTCAAAGTACTGTATTTCTGAGATAAACCCACAACTGTCTTTGATAATGGAAGGAATTGAAGATGAACGAAATGCCATTAATTACAAATCGTAAATACATGgggatttttcttttcatacAGTTGAAAGAGCGGCAACGCAACACAAAGTTGCAAATGACGACGCGCAGGGGTAgcgtgagtaaaaatgcttttacaaaataatggGATTTTCATGGCGTGCGCCTAATACAGCTAACACCATAATTCCCCTCTCTTATTTATGCTCTATTTTCAGGCTTGAATTACCATTACAATGTAAATCCTCTTAAGCCATTTAAGAAAAGAGGACAGATATAAAATAGTGATGATTTATAGAATGTTTGATCACGATACTTGGCCATTTCCAGCTTAAAGCCCTCCACCAAAAGTATGGATttagttttttgtttttgatttcgttatattttttctttgtgttttcaaGAGATTGCCCTAAAATCGTGTCAACGCTTGAACTAAGCATACGACAAGTAAGCCCCTGGCTAAGAGCATAAACCCATAAATGAGTTTTCCATTAATAATTTTGTCTGGGAATTATTTTGGCTGGGAatttttaaaagttatttAGGCTTTTTGAAGACAAAAAATGGTAATGGTTTTTGAAAAGAGACACCTAAAGGCTGGTTCCGTTGGTTTTGAGTAGAATTAAATAGCTAAATTgaattgattgattgaaaaatgaataaaaaaaaaagagaatgaAGGGAGGAGCATGGAGTTATGCTTGAGGTGATATATTCTGACTTCCctctttaaacaaaacatatCTGCGATTCAATACTCTCATTCGTTTGAAAAATCCTGTATCCGGATTTCGGAAATTCACTTTACTGTCGGCGATTTAAAAGCTCAATGCTCGtgccttttttctttgattaaTTTTTGTTTGCGGGGAAGTCTTTCCATATGGAGGAGTGTTCCATATAAGGTGCGTACGAAACGTGACGTCATCCCAGCTGCTCAAGTTCAAGTCTCTCGAGCTGCCTTGGCGCACTCCAATAACGGATACTGATTTATCTCAGATAATTCTTTTATATTGATTCTTGAGCCGCAAAACGGGAGCACTCCATATTAGATATCTTGGAAAGCCAAGCAGTGACAAATTCAAGGAGAAACAGTTTGATAGTTtgaaatttcaatcaaatttcaaACAAGATCTTGCCCACGCAAACGTCAAATAATGTCAGAAAGGCAGTTCACATGTAATAAGAACAACACCACGTCACCTGCGATTGACTTTAATCGGCTATCGTATGGTTCTAtaactatttcaaataaggttgcactcgggGTTAAACAATTATGCCCCATTTACCTTTATATCTGAGTCTGTTATTTCACAAACACAGCTCAATAAAACAACTCAATAAAATTTACAGTGTTTGTTTGGATCATCAGGACTTTGGATGAAAGCCGCTCAATAAGTGCTCTTGGCttaaaatgcctttttttaaactgatGTGTGCCGCTCCCCAGTTAGAATGCCAAATAGGTAGAGAATAAAAGTAGTTTAATTGGAAtccttttattattattgtgtttATATCATGCGGTAGAGCTCGCCATTTTGCCTATTGAGATGAGATATTGCTAATTAGCAGATTGTCTATCTGTTATGACGCTATCCATCCACAATTAACCATTTTAGACTGAGATTATGGCACTACTTAGCAATATAGTTGAGGTGAGGTGAGCGATAAGAATACGTGGCCAAATGAAATGTGCCCGCACTGAGCGGCCAAGAATAAGCCGAACAGGGTCTAGTTTACAGTGGGGACTCCATGCCCTCGACAGACTGTGAGACTTTAATGAAAATAGATACAAATCTAATATTTGCAAATAGAACAAAGGCAAGCGCAACACGAGACAATCGGCCAAACACAAGCACTTGCACGTGTTCTCTTGTGCTTGAACTTGCCTTCTAGTGAGAATCGGGAAAGAAAGTctgttgcgcttgcgcttgCATCTTCTGAACCAACCTTTCGGAAGAAATGGCGGGAAAAGTGTGCGCGCGAAAGAATTCCCGCCTGAAATAGGTGCGCGCGAAAGAATTCCCGCCAGAAAAGGTGAAGGCGAAAGAATCCCAGCCAGAAAAGGGCAAGCGCGATTGAATTCCCGCCTTTCATGGCAGTATTGCAATAATGCCTTCACGTTGTGAGTTTTCAATTATCTTTTTACATTTGCTTATGTGCATTGCTAAAAGGCAtatccatgaaaaaaaaaaaacagcatccTACAGCCTTACTCTTATATTCGATACAaagaaaatagtttttttcttgGTGTCTCTGAACTATCGACTTGGCTGAAGTGCTGATAGGGCAAGTTTGGACGCCGCCATCTTGGCATTTCGCTTATTCGCCGCTCGTCCTTGGAAATTTCCCCAGTAAACTGTCAGCGAGCATTCCACTTTGCCACTGGGCAAAACCTTCGCTTCACTACAAAAACGAAAGCAAGAGTTAGAGAGTTATCTAAAGTAAAAGTTATCTAAGAGCTAGGCAGCAAACATTACATTTTAAAGAGACAAATACATCTTAAGTAGCTAGCTCGTATTTTCTAAATTAATGCTTTTAAATGGATAATCTTTTGTTGATCTTTAAATTTTAATAATGTCAAGCGTGCGTCTCACCACTAGTCCTTTTTAAATAACGTGACGTCAATCACTACTTAATCGCTTAATTGCGTGCAAATTTATTATCTTTCTGGGTAAACATTTTGGCAATTAGGGTGTTAGAACATCATGAgcaaagccgcattgtcaccagtttacttccggtcgattacgcaACAATCTCCGacgatttttaacggaaaacgcgaaaaatatttcaaaatattgaaagcagtgtgtatattgcaagtttcttcgaggatgtgattgataatttagagcggatggcatgttaaatatctcggattctaatagattcttttgtcttttaacggtttaggtttccgtcggacctccggaagtaaactggtgacaatgcggctttaatgatTGGCCAATAGGTGATATTGTTAGTATTTGGTATAGCCAATGATTTACCGTTTAAATTAGTCTTATACCCCAAATAACGATTTCTGGTTTTGAGTCTTCCATAGGAAAAATTGCCGGGGAAAAAGAACACCATGCATGGCATTATTCTATCAAGAAAGCTTCGAAATTCCCAAATAACACAAaacattaaattaaaaaaacacaaagctcGAAATAGAAATtactaaataaaaacaaggtgATAAttgaaaacacgaaaaaaattaaaaaaaaaacaagacatacaaaaacgaaataaaaaaacactaaatgaaaacaattacaaaataaaagcTCCGTTTCAGTCTTCCTGactacagtttttttttacttgtccCTTTGATCTTACATGAAGAGGGCGCATTGTGATCTTACCTGAATAGGGCGCATTGTGATGTTACCCGAAGAGGGCGTATTTTGATCTTACCTGAAGAGGGCGTATTTTGATCTTACCTGAAGAGGGCGTCGGCGTCCTTCTCGTGAATCAGTCGCACAGGGTTTTTCGGTACGTCAGCCGAGTATGCGTCTGCAATGTACATTTATCACAGATTGCTTGAATTTCATGAATCAAAAACAAATGATGATAGAAAAATACCTTGAtgatcactatcactatcaacgtaataatcatcatcatcatcgacaTCATCAATTAATAATCATCAACACCTTTATCATTGCCAGCACTATCATCATCTGTATCACCAACATCTTTGGCATTATCACaaccaccatgaccatcatcatcatcactttcatcatcaccatcacattcatcaccaccaccaacaacaacaccatcaccaccaccatcatcaccaacaacaccaccaacaacaacaccatcaccaccatcatcatcatcatcaccatcatcatcaccatcattacaacaccaccatcattaccaccaccaccatcatcatcttcatcatcaccattatcatcggCATCATCAATAAATCATCACCAAAACCTTTATCATTACCagcaccaacaacaacaccatcaccaccatcaacatatcatcaccatcaccaccagcaacacaatcaccaccatcatcatcattaccaccaacaccatcatcattatcatcatcaccatcaccatcaccacaatcaccatcattaccaccaccaccatcatcattatcaccatcatcaccaacaccaccaccaacaccaccatcatcattattatcaccatcaccaccatcaccatcattaccaccatcaccaccaccataatcaccatcatcaccatcatcaccaacaccaccaccaacatcatcaccaccatcatcatcattatcatcatcaccatcaccatcatcaccatcatcaccaacaccaccaccaacaccatcaccaccatcatcatcattatcatcatcaccaccaccaccatcaccatcattaccaccaccaccatcatcatcatcaccatcatcaccaacaccaccatcaccaccattatcattattatcatcatcaccaccaccaccatcaccatcattaccaccaccgtcatcatcttcatcatcacaaGCACCAGAATGACTCACCAATGTATGGCTTCAGCATGCGGTAATACACGCGCCACGTCAGCACCAGGTCCATACCGCTGTCCAGAAAGATCGCACCCGCAACTGACTCGAAAATGTCGCCCAGGACCTTAGGCGCCTCTATCCCCTCCTCGTCGTCATTAGAGAGAGTCAGAAATGGATCCTTGCTTATCTGAAACACGGTGCAAAAATTGGAATATGCGCCAAGTTACTGCGAAGGTATTAGGGTCTCATGTCGAATTTGGATGACCTCACTGTCCCCATCTTTGGCTGAGCCCCTGTTAGTTGCGCCCCTTCTTAGTAACCGCTATTTAGCTTTTGAGTAAGCCCTCTTTAGTCACGCCCCTTTTAGTAATCCCTCTTTAGCAACGCCTCTCATAATATACACCCCTCTTTAGTTACACCCTCTTTAGCTACGCCCTCTTC is a window from the Nematostella vectensis chromosome 9, jaNemVect1.1, whole genome shotgun sequence genome containing:
- the LOC5507087 gene encoding octopamine receptor, yielding MHGRVLPRIEDLSAFCLDFYKNCSNESIIDVRRPTFCWKNWFDLCSVPAPTIHPNTAVLVVLMVAIAVLSFIGNSIVLLVFCLYKQLRLVRHYFVVNLAVVDNILVTISIPLFVTYLSGSRYLPLCRSQIALDIICGTASLMTLAAIALERFVAVENPLLYMTKVTPRRVKTALVLTWVYALIVSFIPFHSLVFRPNNACLYFGGRFVIFITVAGFVVPVSVMVFAYWKIYKIAQRHAAHIKLTTPREQDDKKRRHTKMKRELRGAKTLMIIMCTHVLCWFPLFLFYMVDAYCPRCDRKAAVVVNYIILVLRYLNTLANPIIYTGINRQFRAGIITFLLRGRGTQQLNASV